A segment of the Parasphingopyxis algicola genome:
GATCCGGGCATGGGCATGGTCGGCGGGCGGAACGTGCGGGGCGAGCGACGGTTCGGCGATCATGTGCAGCCGCCAGACCTGCGGCGCGGTGCGCGCGACGGATTCGTGATGAACGCCGAGATCGTCGACGAAAAAGGCTAGCGGCGGGGCATGTTCGACGAGCAGCCTCTCGACCTTGTCCCCCTTGCCGCCCTGATTGGTGTGGACCGGGAATTCGATACCGAACCGGCTGAGCTGCTTGGCGCGCGCGGTGCGGAACTCGTCCTGCAGATTGGTGAGGATGACGACCTCGGCATATTCGGAAATCGAAACCAGCGCTTCGCTTGCACCGGGTACGATCGTCTGGCGATGCATCTCGGTATCGAAAAATCCGTTGAGGAGCGGCCAGATCTCCTCGCCCTGCAAGGGCGGACTGCCGTCGCGCGGGCGCACGGCATCGATGAAATTACCGCCTTCGAGCACGAAATCGAGATCATGGGCTTCGTCGAGCCAGTCGCCGAAATGGCTGACCATGTGCAGCAGCACTTCATCGCAATCGCAGATGACGAGCGGACGGCTCATGCTTCCAATTCCCTTCGTGCGGCTACCAGATCCTCAGGTGAGGATTGAATCGCCTCCGCGCAAGCGATCAGGTCCGGCTCATAGGCCTCGAGAAACCGGATCACGGCCGCCAGCGTCGCGGGTTCGCCCAGCGCCGCGCGCAGATGACCGGCGGTCAGCCCGGTCAGCGCCAGGAGACGCTGCGCCCGATCCTCCTCGCCCAGGATCCAGGCGAGCGCGCGCAGCGCCACGGCCGCCGCATCCAGCCCGATCTCGCCATTTGTATCGTCCGCCATCATCGCCTAGACATATCCCGAACAATGGACCGGGGTGGCAAGTGGCGAAAAAGGTGCTCGTTGTCGAGGACAACGATCTCAACCGAAAACTTTTTTGCGACCTTCTGCGCGCGCACGACTTCGAACCCGAACCGTTGAGCGACGGACGCGAGGCGCTGAAGACCGCAAAGGCGAAGACGCCCGATCTCATCATCATGGATATCCAGATGCCGCATGTCAGCGGACTCGATCTGATCGGGGCGCTGAAGAAAGACGCCGGCCTCAAGGCCATTCCGATCATGGCGGTAACCGCCTATGCGGCGAAGGGCGACGAGGAACGGATTCGCGATGCGGGCGCCGAGAGCTATGTCTCGAAACCGATATCGGTGGTGAAATTTATCGAGGAAGTGCGGGCTCTGATCTAAGCAGGAACGCCGGCGCGTTGGGCGAGCAGCGATATCGCCGCCCGAGCCTATTTGATCTTGGCTTCCTTGAACTCGACATGCTTGCGCGCGACGGGATCATATTTCCGCATGACCATCTTCTCGGTGAGGTTGCGCGGATTCTTCTTCGTTACGTAGAAGAAGCCCGTACCTTCCGAGCTGACGAGTTTGATTTTCACGGTCGCCGGTTTGGCCATGACCCGAACCTTTTCAAATAATGAGCTGTGCGGGGCGCGCTGACGATCATCGAGTCATCGCTTGCCCGAAGCGCGCGCATCTGCCCGTCGGACGACCGATTGTCAAGCCGGGCAACGCGGTCCGTTGCGATTAACCTTTTGCTAACCATAAGGGCGCACAAGGGGATCGCGATACGAAGGAGCCAGGACGATGCAGCTTCACGACGACGCCCGTCTTCCGATTTGTGCCAATCTCTACACGCAGATCGAGCAGCTGGAACAGGATTGCCGCTCCATGACGCTTCCCGCGCTTCACGAGGCCATCGACGAGATTCGGACCAAGGCGGTCGCGCATCATCTGGTCGCGCTCGAGGGTATCGCCCACGCATTCGAGCGATCAATCGCCCGCAATCGCCAGGCGACGGCCTTCGGTCTCTATTTCGACCAGCTCAAGCTCGCGACCGGCTGTGCCGCAGCCGACACCGACACGGCGCGCGATGCGATGCTCGCCGCCATATCGGTACGGCTGACGGGCTGACGCCCGCTTCCGATGGACGCCTTCTTTCTACCCCTTGTCGCGGCGGCGCTCGCGGAATGGGGCGACAAGACGCAGATCGTAGCCATGCTCCTGGCCATGCGCTTCGCCAAGCCGATACCCATCCTGATCGCGATCGCCGCGGCCGCCGCGATCAATATGAGCATCGCGGCCTTTGGCGGATCGCTGCTGACTCAGATGATCGCGCCGGACGCCGCGCTGCTGTTCCTTGCGCTCGGATTCCTGTTCGCCGCGGTCGGCGCCTTCATTCCCTTTCGCGATCCGGATGCCGGGGAAGGCTGGAAAATCGGTGCTTTCGCCACGAGTTTCGCGGCGTTTCTCGCGGTCGAATTCGGCGACAAGACGCAGTTCATCACCGCCGGCTTCGGGGCGATCTCGCCGCACTGGCCCTTCGCCGCCGCCGGGGCGACGCTTGGCGTCCTGCTCGGTTGTGCGCCGGCCGTGATGCTCGGCAGCGCGTTGCGGGAAACCCTGCCGCTCCCGACAATCCGGAAGGGCATCGGTGCGCTATTCCTCCTTATTTCATCGATAATTGCGATCAATGCCTTCTCTTTGATCTAATTTATCGATCATTGAGAGTGAGAGTTTTCGGCCCGAAACATCGCGATTTTTGGGACCCGAAACGCTATAAGCGCGTTGATCGGATAACATTGTAAAACACCGAACAGGAGGCCAACCATCATGGCAGAAGCAAATCTCGCGACACCGACGGATCTCAACGACAACAAGCTGAAGGACGTCGCACAGGCGCTGAACCGGATTCTCGCAGACAGCTATGCGCTGTACCTGAAGACCAAGAATTTCCATTGGCATGTGTCGGGTCCGCATTTCCGCGACTATCACCTGATGCTCGACGAACAGGCGGCGGCGATCCTCGCCACCACCGACGATATCGCCGAGCGCGTGCGCAAGACCGGCGGTACGACGTTGCGCTCGATCGGCGACATTGCGCGTCACCAGACGATCAGCGACAATGACGAGGAATTCGTCAGCGCCGGCGACATGCTGACCGAGCTGCGCGAGGACAATCTCAAGCTCGTCGAAGCGCTGCGCGAAGCCAAGGAAGCGGCCGAGGCCGCCGGCGACAATGCGACCGACGGGTTGCTCGACGACTGGACGGATCAGGCTGAAGAACGCGCCTGGTTCCTCTTCGAAGCCGGTCGTTCGGGCTAGACCGTCGCAACCTGTCCAATGCATCGGGGCCGGCTCTTCGGAGCTGGCCCCTTTTCTTTCCGGCGCATCAACGGTTCGGAACTCTCGTCGCCTCCGCTTGTTGATCGAACATGAAAAGGGAGAAAAACATGTTACGTTGGGCGCTCATTTTTCTCGTGCTCGGTCTCGTTCTCGCGCTGTTCGGCTTCGGCGGCATAGGCGGCGCCTTTGTCGGCATCGCGAAGATCCTGTTCTATGTCGCCGTCGCGATCTTCCTGCTGTTCTTCGCCATGCACCTGATGGGCAGCCGCAGGGTCTAGCGGATATTTGTCTTGTCGCGCGCGCGACAACCCGTGCGGAACTGAAGGCGTCGGCCATCGCGCCGGCCCTTTTGGTTTTGATATTGAATGCCTCATGGTATAAAAAGAAGACCAAAGGGAGGACATCATCATGCGCGCGCTCGTTATCCTGGCATCGCTGCTGCTGCCCGCGTCGCTCGCCGCGCAAGAGGTGCGGTCGCTCGGCGACGCGACCTCGCCCCCCGCCACGCTCGACCAGATCGCCTGGCTGGCCGGCAGTTGGCAGGGCACCGGACTGGGCGGCGAAAGCCATGAAGCCTGGCTGCCGCCGATCAACGGACAGATGGCGGGCATTTTTCACCAGAGCGGCGATGGCGAGTTGCAATTCTACGAAATCCTCCAGTTCGTCGAACGCGATGGCTCGCTGGTTCTCCGCCTCAAGCATTTCAATCGCGATCTTTCCGGCTGGGAGGACAATACGGCCGAATCCGCGGTCGAGTTCCCGCTCGTCGCCATCGAGGATAATGCCGCCTATTTCTCCGGTCTGACCTACGAACGGGTCGGCGAAGAGGGGCTGCGTATCTATCTGCGCCTGCGCAGCGGGGAAGAAACACGCGTCGAGACCTTCGAACTGACGCGGATCGACTAGTCCGAACTCGCCGCCACTGGCGCATCGTCGCCGGTCATCCTTATATCATGGGCCATGCGCCGTTTTGCCCAGCTTCTCGACCGGCTTGTCTATACCCGGTCCCGCAATGCCAAACTCCGGCTGATCGCCGACTATCTCCGGTCGACGTCCGATCCCGATCGCGGCTGGGCGCTGGCCGCGCTGACCGGCTCCGTCGATATACCGGGAGTCAAACGGGCGGCGGTGAAAGCGATCGTCGACGAGCGCGTCGATCCCGTGCTGTTCCGGATGAGCCGGGACTATGTCGGCGATACGGCGGAAACCGTGTCGCTGATCTGGCCCGCCCGCGAAACGGCCGACACGGATATTGCGGACCTGAGCATCTCCGCCGTGATCGAGCGGCTGATGCGGCTCGGCCGCGCCGATGCCCCGGCTGCGCTGGCGGACATGCTCGACCGGCTCGATCCGCCGGGCCGCTATGCGCTGCTGAAACTGGCGATGGGCGGATTGCGCGTGGGCGTCTCCGCGCGGCTCGCCAAGACCGCCTTCGCCCAGGCCTTCGATCTCGACGTCGAAGCAGTGGAAGAGGTCTGGCACGGGCTGAAACCGCCCTATCCCGAACTGTTCGCCTGGGGCGATGGCGGCGAGCAGCCTTCGATCGACGATATCCCCGTGTTCCGCCCGTTCATGCTCGCCCATCCGCTAGGCGAAACGACCGTGTCGATGGACGAGTTCGCCGCCGAATGGAAATGGGACGGGATCCGCATCCAGCTCGTCCATGTCGGCGGCGAGACGCGGCTCTTCAGCCGCACCGGCGACGATATCTCACACAGCTTCCCCGATATCGCCGAGGCGTTTCGCGAAACCGGCGCGCTGGACGGCGAGCTGCTGGTGCGCGGCGAGGCGCAGGGCGGAACCGAAGGCGGCGCCGCGAGCTTCAATGCCCTGCAGCAGCGGCTGGGCCGCAAGAATGTCTCGGCCAAGATGCGGGCCGAGTTCCCCGCCTTTGTCCGGCTCTACGATATCCTGTTCGATGACGGCGAGGATCTGCGCGCCCTGCCATGGACCGCGCGGCGGGAACGGCTCGAAGCATTCGTTCCGCGCTTGCCGGATGACCGGTTCGATCTCTCTTCGATCATCGAGGCGGAGACGTTCGACGCGCTGGCCGCATTGCGCGACGGCGCGCGCGATGCGGCGATCGAGGGCGTCATGCTGAAGCGTCGCGACAGCGAATATCGGGCGGGCCGCAAGACCGGGCTCTGGTACAAATGGAAGCGCGACCCGCTGACCGCCGATTGCGTGATCATGTATGCGCAGCGCGGCTCGGGCAAGCGATCGAGCTTCTATTCCGACTATACCTTCGGCTGCTGGACGGCGGACGGCGAGCTGCATCCGGTCGGCAAGGCTTATTCGGGCTTTTCCGACGAGGAGCTCAAATGGCTCGACCGGTTCGTGCGCACCAATACGCTCAACCGTTTCGGGCCGGTGCGCGAGGTGGAAAAGACGCTCGTCGTCGAAGTGGCCTTCGATTCCGTGCATGAATCGAAGCGCCACAAATCGGGGCTCGCGATGCGCTTCCCGCGGATATCCCGCCTGCGCCGGGACAAGCCTGCACATGAAGCCGACACGATTGCGACATTGCAGGCGATGATCGACTAGGCCACAGGGTGGCGATGTCCGCCTTCTCCCTCGCCGCATTGCTGATGATCGTCTCGGGAAGCCTCCATGCGACCGTCAACGCGATGATCAAGAGCGGCGGCGACCGCTATCTCCATGCCGCACTGACCTCCTTCGCCAGCGGCGCGATCGCGTTGCCCCTGCTCTTCTTCGTGCCGCTGCCGCACGAGGCCTGGGGCTGGCTCGCCATCGCGATAGTCCTTCACCTCGTCTATTTCGTGCTGCTCGCGCGCACTCTCGATCGGGGCGAACTTTCTTCCGCCTATCCCATCTATCGCGGCAGCGCGCCCTTGCTGACGGCACTGGTCACGATCGGCCTGCTCGGCGACACGTCGACGACAAGCGCGCTGGCCGGTATCGCGCTGATCGGCGGCGGCATCCTCATGATGCTGCGGGGCCGCCATGCGAGCCGGGAGGTCGTTCTGCTGTCGTTCGCCACCGGCGCGATGACCGCCGCCTATACGGTGGTCGGTGCCGAAGGCGTGCGCGCCGTCGCCAATCCGTTGAGCTTCATCCTCTGGCTGTTCCTTCTGATGGGGATCGGTAACATGATCCTGCTCCCGCGCTTCACCACCAACCGGCTCGGCGCAGCGGCCCGGGCCTATGGCGGCAGCGCGGCGGTGGCCGGGCTTCTGTCGCTCGGTACCTTCGGACTGGCACTTTATGCGCTTTCGCTGGGCCCGACGGCGGAGCTCGCCGCATTGCGCGAAACCGGAATGATCACCGCAACCGTGATCTCGATCACCATTCTCGGGGAACGCGTGACTATGAGCCGGATAGCCGCCATGATCACGATCTTGGTCGGTGCGATCCTGATTTTGCTTTAAACCGTTCATCGCTCATAAAGAACGGTTCATCGATAGGCGTTTCGGGTCGCGCAGAAGAAAGGGAGCCGAGCAGCTCCGTATCACAGGGAGAATCCAATGAAGACCCAGCTATCCAAGATCACCCTTGCCGCCGCGCTTGCAGCGGCGTTGCCGGCAGCGGCCGGCGCCCAGACGCCGCTCCCGACCGGCGGCAGCGCCGAGGGCGAACTGACGCGCGAGAGCGAACGCGTGACGAGCAACGATTATTATCTCGACAGCTACACGGTGACCGGATCGGCGGGCGACCGGATCGCCATCGCGATGCAATCCGACGATTTCGACACGCTGCTCGAAATCGGTCGGATGGAGGACGGCGAGTTCATGCAGATGTTCGTCGACGACGACGGTGGCGACGGGCTGAATTCGCGACTGGTTTTCACCTTCCCCGAAACCGGCAGCTATGTCGTGCGCGCACGGACATTCGGCGCCGACGCGACCGGCAACTACACGATCGAGGTCAGCGAGATGGCACCGCCACCGCCGCCGCCGCCGCCGATCCGGATCCGTGCCGGCCAGACCATGGACGGTACGCTGACCATGGACAGCCCGACCTATTCGCCCGACAGCTATGGCGGACAGGATCGCCATTATGCGCTCTATGAGCTGCGCGGCCGCGAAGGCGACACGCGGACGGTAACGCTGCGATCGGGCGATTTCGACGCGTTTCTCGAAATCGGCGGGCTCACCCCGGTCGGTTTCGCCGTGGTCGAGAGTAACGACGACGGTGCCGCGGGCGAGGGCGAGGAATCGCTGGGGCTGGATTCTCGGCTCACGGTGACCTTCCGGGACAGCGGGACGCTGATGATCCGCGCGACCACTCTGGGCGGTGGGGCGACGGGCGCCTATTCGCTCAGCGTAGAATAGGACCGCCACGCCAAAATCGATGAAGCGGGGCAGCCGACTGCGGCTGCCCCGCTTTTCTTTTGTTTGCAGACGGTTGGGACTCGCGCGAAGTGATGCAAATTTGCATCACTCGAACGGGTCTACGACGCACCGAAGTCTCGGAAAACTACTGATTCCAGCCGTTTCGGCGCGGGGCGGAAAACCACTTGCTGAATCCTCGCCCGGCCGCCAAAAACGTCTGCAGAGTTTACTATTCTGTGACTTCCAAAACAGGGGCACTGACCATGTCTGCAAAATCATCCCGTTTTCTCTCGCTCGCCACGACCACGGCGTGCGGCGCGCTCGCGCTTGCGCTGGCCGCACCGGCACAGGCCATCGTTCCGAACGACAATTTCACGCCGGACGATATCATCGACGATACCGGTCTGAACGGCGTGGGGATGTTCTTCCGCAATGACGGGTTCGTCTGCTCCGGCACGCTGATCAACCCGCGCACCGTTCTCTTCGCGGCGCACTGCGTGAACGATCGCCCGGAAAGCGATTACGGCACGATCATCCGGTCGGCCTTCTCGTTCGACGACGATGCGCTTCCGGGTTTCCTCGACTGGATCAACAACGGCTTTACCTCCAATCCCGGTTTGGGCGTCTACGACATCGCCCAGATTTTCTACGATCCGCGGTCGCTGGACGATCCGGCGGCTTTCGGCTTTCTCGAGGCTGATATCGCGCTGGCCAGCCTGGCACGGCCGGTAACGAGCGAACTCGATCCGGCGACGCAGACGCTGCGGTCGACGATCCCCACCTGGGCGCTGCTCTTCTCGCCACTCCCCACCCCCGACCAGATCACCGATCAGGACGGCACCGGCTATCACGTGAACATCACGGGCTATGGCCGTTCGGGCAGCGGCACGACCGGCGCGTCTGTCGGCATCGACTGGCGCCGCCGCGCGGCCGAGAACATGCTCGGCGCGCTGACCTCGTTCGACGAACGCAATCAGTTCCTGTTCGGGAACCCGTTCGGCGATCTGCCGCAGAGCCTCTATCGTCTCGACTTCGACGACCCGAACAAGACCAACCCGTTCGACTTCAACCTCTACAAGGACGAACCGCGCGAGCGCGAAGCGACGACGGCCGGCGGCGATTCCGGCGGCCCGCTGATCCTCGATGCGGCGAACAATGATCTGTCGACAGAGGATCTGCAGATCGGCGTCCTTTCGGGCGGCAGCCGCTTCTTCGGCCCGCAGGTATTTTCGAGCTACGGCACGGAAAGCTTCTATCAGCCGCTCTATCTCTACTGGGATTATATCGTCGCGACGAACCCGTATCGCTATGTCAGCGCGGTCGCCGGCGACGGTGCCTGGGAAGATCCCAATCACTGGGTGACCGAACTCGACCCGATCTACCGGATCATCGATCCGACCGGCGCGGTCGTGAACGGCCTGCCGACTTCGCCGGGTCTCGGGCCGGAAGGCGGATCGCCCGATTTCGGCGAAGTCTGCTTCGATCCCGAGGGCGCGAATCCGGGCGATGGCTGCCAGGATCTGGAAAGCGGCGACCCCACCCCGCCAGCGCGCGAAATCGGCGGGACCCTGACGTCCGGCATCGGTCGGGTCACGACCGACGACCTGCTCGGAGCGCCCGCGGCAGCTGATCCTGCGGCTGGCGACGGCCAGGGCGAACAGGTTGCCGAGACGGTCTCGGCTCCCGCCGCCGAAGCCAGTGTCGAAATCGCCGAGCAGCAGCCTCAGGCAGCTCCCGGCGCGCGCGCCGGCATGATCATGGGCGCCGAGCATCAGGCGCACGGCAACGGCGTCGAATTCGCCATCGAAGCGCCGCACAACGGTGTCGATCTCGTCGAGAACGAGGCCCAGGGCGATGGCGCCGAAACCGCCGAAGAGCAGCCCCAGGGCATCAGCGGCGGCGAGCCTGAGTTCGCGGCGGGCCCCAATCCGGCTCCGACGCTCGACAACGGCCTTCCCGGAGCCACCGGCTTCGTTCCGGACAATATCGATGCCGACGTCGCCGGCGGGGTAAACGGCCGCTATTTCGACGTCACGTTGAGCCAGGACGGCATCACGACGTTGAGCAGCGCAGCCACGATCGACCGGCTGACGGTCACCGGCGCTGCCGGACTCGATATCGCGACGGGCGGCGA
Coding sequences within it:
- a CDS encoding HAD family hydrolase; the protein is MSRPLVICDCDEVLLHMVSHFGDWLDEAHDLDFVLEGGNFIDAVRPRDGSPPLQGEEIWPLLNGFFDTEMHRQTIVPGASEALVSISEYAEVVILTNLQDEFRTARAKQLSRFGIEFPVHTNQGGKGDKVERLLVEHAPPLAFFVDDLGVHHESVARTAPQVWRLHMIAEPSLAPHVPPADHAHARIDDWHEAQHWIIDRITEGESA
- a CDS encoding DUF3572 family protein, whose protein sequence is MADDTNGEIGLDAAAVALRALAWILGEEDRAQRLLALTGLTAGHLRAALGEPATLAAVIRFLEAYEPDLIACAEAIQSSPEDLVAARRELEA
- a CDS encoding response regulator, whose amino-acid sequence is MAKKVLVVEDNDLNRKLFCDLLRAHDFEPEPLSDGREALKTAKAKTPDLIIMDIQMPHVSGLDLIGALKKDAGLKAIPIMAVTAYAAKGDEERIRDAGAESYVSKPISVVKFIEEVRALI
- the rpmG gene encoding 50S ribosomal protein L33: MAKPATVKIKLVSSEGTGFFYVTKKNPRNLTEKMVMRKYDPVARKHVEFKEAKIK
- a CDS encoding TMEM165/GDT1 family protein; this encodes MDAFFLPLVAAALAEWGDKTQIVAMLLAMRFAKPIPILIAIAAAAAINMSIAAFGGSLLTQMIAPDAALLFLALGFLFAAVGAFIPFRDPDAGEGWKIGAFATSFAAFLAVEFGDKTQFITAGFGAISPHWPFAAAGATLGVLLGCAPAVMLGSALRETLPLPTIRKGIGALFLLISSIIAINAFSLI
- a CDS encoding Dps family protein, encoding MAEANLATPTDLNDNKLKDVAQALNRILADSYALYLKTKNFHWHVSGPHFRDYHLMLDEQAAAILATTDDIAERVRKTGGTTLRSIGDIARHQTISDNDEEFVSAGDMLTELREDNLKLVEALREAKEAAEAAGDNATDGLLDDWTDQAEERAWFLFEAGRSG
- a CDS encoding DUF1328 family protein produces the protein MLRWALIFLVLGLVLALFGFGGIGGAFVGIAKILFYVAVAIFLLFFAMHLMGSRRV
- a CDS encoding DUF6265 family protein; the protein is MRALVILASLLLPASLAAQEVRSLGDATSPPATLDQIAWLAGSWQGTGLGGESHEAWLPPINGQMAGIFHQSGDGELQFYEILQFVERDGSLVLRLKHFNRDLSGWEDNTAESAVEFPLVAIEDNAAYFSGLTYERVGEEGLRIYLRLRSGEETRVETFELTRID
- a CDS encoding cisplatin damage response ATP-dependent DNA ligase, with amino-acid sequence MRRFAQLLDRLVYTRSRNAKLRLIADYLRSTSDPDRGWALAALTGSVDIPGVKRAAVKAIVDERVDPVLFRMSRDYVGDTAETVSLIWPARETADTDIADLSISAVIERLMRLGRADAPAALADMLDRLDPPGRYALLKLAMGGLRVGVSARLAKTAFAQAFDLDVEAVEEVWHGLKPPYPELFAWGDGGEQPSIDDIPVFRPFMLAHPLGETTVSMDEFAAEWKWDGIRIQLVHVGGETRLFSRTGDDISHSFPDIAEAFRETGALDGELLVRGEAQGGTEGGAASFNALQQRLGRKNVSAKMRAEFPAFVRLYDILFDDGEDLRALPWTARRERLEAFVPRLPDDRFDLSSIIEAETFDALAALRDGARDAAIEGVMLKRRDSEYRAGRKTGLWYKWKRDPLTADCVIMYAQRGSGKRSSFYSDYTFGCWTADGELHPVGKAYSGFSDEELKWLDRFVRTNTLNRFGPVREVEKTLVVEVAFDSVHESKRHKSGLAMRFPRISRLRRDKPAHEADTIATLQAMID
- a CDS encoding DMT family transporter, giving the protein MSAFSLAALLMIVSGSLHATVNAMIKSGGDRYLHAALTSFASGAIALPLLFFVPLPHEAWGWLAIAIVLHLVYFVLLARTLDRGELSSAYPIYRGSAPLLTALVTIGLLGDTSTTSALAGIALIGGGILMMLRGRHASREVVLLSFATGAMTAAYTVVGAEGVRAVANPLSFILWLFLLMGIGNMILLPRFTTNRLGAAARAYGGSAAVAGLLSLGTFGLALYALSLGPTAELAALRETGMITATVISITILGERVTMSRIAAMITILVGAILILL
- a CDS encoding autotransporter domain-containing protein, which codes for MSAKSSRFLSLATTTACGALALALAAPAQAIVPNDNFTPDDIIDDTGLNGVGMFFRNDGFVCSGTLINPRTVLFAAHCVNDRPESDYGTIIRSAFSFDDDALPGFLDWINNGFTSNPGLGVYDIAQIFYDPRSLDDPAAFGFLEADIALASLARPVTSELDPATQTLRSTIPTWALLFSPLPTPDQITDQDGTGYHVNITGYGRSGSGTTGASVGIDWRRRAAENMLGALTSFDERNQFLFGNPFGDLPQSLYRLDFDDPNKTNPFDFNLYKDEPREREATTAGGDSGGPLILDAANNDLSTEDLQIGVLSGGSRFFGPQVFSSYGTESFYQPLYLYWDYIVATNPYRYVSAVAGDGAWEDPNHWVTELDPIYRIIDPTGAVVNGLPTSPGLGPEGGSPDFGEVCFDPEGANPGDGCQDLESGDPTPPAREIGGTLTSGIGRVTTDDLLGAPAAADPAAGDGQGEQVAETVSAPAAEASVEIAEQQPQAAPGARAGMIMGAEHQAHGNGVEFAIEAPHNGVDLVENEAQGDGAETAEEQPQGISGGEPEFAAGPNPAPTLDNGLPGATGFVPDNIDADVAGGVNGRYFDVTLSQDGITTLSSAATIDRLTVTGAAGLDIATGGDLTSLIDITQTGGGINADGSLTTLGDYLLVAGMLSGNGTVQTPFLTSVAGMIAPGGMGSIGTLTVDGNLVLASGSTLLIDLGAAPATDVLAVTGQADVGGNVAFAAVPGTIYTSDAAYTFLTADGGVTGTFNDGTLSAILQPIFAYTANTVEVRIDVGSYANVVDPASAVQTAYAAILDGNRSRAGGFPDIYGFLDFTDAATIQATLEGLAPITETTRTAIGMAATENMSRFYRDRLRAARSGGFQGGTVASIGEPIQVAAAGNLGAPWQNQIAMDSHSDGSMMEDHGIDESMAIYLAGGYIDGSSRAMPAAISTGRDQFDGYFLAAGIEHMASEHVLIGYSLSFSDLDANASAGQTADGQLWQGTLYGAWEMSNGLILSGQASAGVFDNETQRTVAIGPNTFNLALQEDALAVAAEVMLGKEFGTGTVRFTPNAALRYGYLGFGNSSETGGGPAMQFRRGATLDSLQGRLGVDVTADTGSIRPRFNATYVHDFADTPAVFLANFVGGLGAARAPFALGVAQDSDWVELSGGLQIVTDSIDIDFAVDSTLWRNDVRNQTYRATATFRF